In a single window of the Flavobacteriales bacterium genome:
- a CDS encoding relaxase/mobilization nuclease domain-containing protein has translation MPLLKMLSRSRLYAFENTINYIQNEHKTKTQQQEFTPILHNIRANPDEKEKIIDAFIENEAYRKITENRIYCFHTIISMSEKDKSYCTSEVMTSITEKYFDLRGDVLGYAIAHFNTDSPHIHILESATRYRQNKSSSLRKSELADLKLEMENFVTKELGLEHSHIEHGKGRPYIKEREGNLIKYGGTSVTQTVKQNIETALKQSKSLSEFKELLHNHDLIHYERRSDGIPTGVISCSGKKYRFKTLDIQLEDYLDLNQSKDLEKENQLLEKLKKIRENKQQHLNRTR, from the coding sequence ATGCCTCTACTTAAAATGCTTTCTCGATCTCGATTGTATGCCTTTGAGAATACCATCAATTACATACAAAACGAGCATAAAACCAAAACACAACAGCAGGAGTTTACTCCTATTCTTCATAACATTCGAGCAAACCCTGATGAAAAAGAAAAAATCATTGATGCTTTTATTGAAAATGAGGCTTACCGAAAGATTACGGAAAATCGGATTTACTGTTTCCATACCATTATTTCCATGAGTGAAAAAGACAAATCATACTGTACTTCAGAAGTGATGACCAGCATTACAGAAAAGTACTTTGATTTAAGAGGAGATGTTCTTGGTTACGCAATTGCACATTTTAATACAGATAGCCCGCATATTCATATTTTAGAATCTGCCACTCGATATCGACAAAACAAATCCAGTTCCTTGAGAAAATCTGAATTAGCAGACTTGAAACTGGAGATGGAAAATTTTGTAACCAAAGAATTAGGTCTTGAACATTCTCATATTGAACATGGAAAAGGTAGACCTTATATCAAGGAGCGAGAAGGAAACTTAATCAAGTATGGTGGCACATCGGTAACACAAACCGTAAAACAGAATATAGAAACAGCATTAAAACAATCCAAATCCCTATCAGAATTTAAAGAGCTACTTCATAATCATGATTTGATCCATTACGAAAGGAGAAGTGATGGAATACCCACGGGAGTCATCTCTTGTTCAGGGAAGAAATACCGATTTAAAACCTTAGACATTCAACTCGAAGATTATTTGGATTTAAACCAATCCAAAGATTTAGAAAAAGAAAATCAGCTTTTAGAAAAACTCAAGAAAATAAGAGAAAACAAACAACAACACTTAAATCGTACCCGATGA
- a CDS encoding type IV secretory system conjugative DNA transfer family protein, with protein MKLTITTLRKLVWLKQKSKQFFNKADVFFEDTNEEMASLSLNLLDSMKKQKHEIEDGFGEISSVFRRKNRGLTINGYLNLTKDQDRKGVLVSGSTGSGKSVKLCLPILFNIDKESMLCIHDPSKEIFGYTAGYLQSLGYSILILDFANANNSSRFNPLFRLQTKAQFNAFAYTLISNTVKGKMDFWNSKAVSILVFLIELQKGLPKVYDTLYNLYHLVEKLQSETERESFDKLVVELSEHKPELFTTYSSIVSMSENTLSGVLSTLSNALSIYGLDENLAKITSHDTLGDLTKIRQTKTAVFVHSSTTKMEYYSPISTMFFTQFFDAFFQELPTEKDRDTYFILDETPVLKIDNLDIITSNIRKYNGSLCLFAQNPHSQFTTTFSKEKSDTIISNLNTHVYLSIDLKEATHLEKVLGTYTYTPKESEQKITRPLKTKTELMALSSQDKGIVTITGKRPLLLSFTPFYKIPSMVRKSKIPFKRKTKVKNGIYDKSSKIKHLSIEDYLAECFTQKQSSDGQN; from the coding sequence ATGAAATTAACCATAACAACACTAAGAAAACTTGTTTGGCTTAAACAAAAGTCCAAACAGTTTTTTAACAAAGCGGATGTCTTTTTTGAAGATACAAACGAAGAAATGGCATCGTTGAGTCTTAATCTTTTGGATTCCATGAAAAAACAAAAGCATGAAATTGAAGATGGCTTTGGGGAAATCTCTTCTGTGTTTCGCAGAAAGAATAGAGGATTAACTATCAATGGGTATTTAAATCTAACAAAAGATCAGGATAGAAAAGGGGTTTTAGTGTCAGGAAGTACGGGTTCTGGGAAATCTGTAAAACTTTGTTTACCCATACTATTTAATATAGATAAAGAATCCATGCTTTGTATACACGATCCATCCAAAGAAATTTTCGGATATACTGCAGGGTATTTACAATCCTTAGGGTACTCCATTTTAATTCTTGATTTTGCCAATGCCAATAACTCGTCAAGGTTTAATCCACTTTTTCGATTACAAACCAAAGCTCAGTTTAATGCTTTTGCCTATACCCTAATATCCAATACTGTAAAAGGCAAAATGGACTTTTGGAATTCCAAAGCTGTGTCCATACTCGTTTTTCTTATTGAACTTCAAAAGGGATTACCAAAAGTTTATGATACACTTTATAATCTCTATCATCTGGTGGAAAAATTACAATCCGAAACAGAAAGAGAATCCTTTGATAAATTGGTCGTTGAATTGTCAGAACATAAACCTGAACTTTTTACAACGTATTCATCAATAGTATCCATGTCAGAGAACACCTTGAGTGGCGTTTTATCGACCTTATCAAATGCACTGTCCATTTATGGATTGGATGAAAATCTTGCAAAAATCACTTCACATGACACCCTAGGGGATTTAACCAAAATCCGACAAACAAAAACAGCGGTGTTTGTTCATTCTTCAACCACAAAGATGGAATATTATAGTCCAATTTCTACCATGTTTTTTACTCAATTTTTTGATGCTTTTTTTCAGGAATTACCAACGGAGAAAGATAGAGACACCTATTTTATTTTAGATGAAACACCTGTATTGAAGATCGATAATTTGGATATTATCACAAGTAATATTCGTAAATATAATGGTAGCCTATGTCTGTTTGCACAAAATCCGCATAGCCAGTTTACTACTACATTTTCCAAAGAAAAATCGGACACCATTATTTCAAACTTAAATACACATGTGTATCTAAGTATCGATTTAAAAGAAGCCACGCATTTAGAAAAAGTATTGGGAACTTATACTTATACACCTAAAGAGTCGGAGCAAAAGATTACCCGACCACTAAAAACAAAAACGGAATTAATGGCACTTTCGTCACAAGATAAAGGCATTGTAACCATTACAGGGAAACGACCTTTGCTTTTGAGTTTTACTCCATTTTATAAAATCCCATCCATGGTCAGAAAAAGTAAGATTCCATTTAAAAGAAAGACAAAAGTTAAAAATGGAATATACGATAAATCCTCAAAGATTAAACATCTCAGTATAGAGGACTATTTAGCTGAATGTTTCACTCAAAAACAATCTTCAGATGGTCAAAATTAA